One genomic region from Pristis pectinata isolate sPriPec2 chromosome X, sPriPec2.1.pri, whole genome shotgun sequence encodes:
- the LOC127566948 gene encoding cytochrome c oxidase assembly protein COX14 homolog, whose translation MMSSKRLADMGYKMVSGSMILLTVYGGYLCSLRVYRFFQRQKTLKAAAKDQASEIIKD comes from the coding sequence ATGATGTCCTCTAAGAGACTTGCAGACATGGGTTACAAGATGGTTTCTGGCTCAATGATATTACTGACAGTATACGGTGGTTATCTGTGCAGTCTCCGTGTCTACCGCTTCTTCCAGAGACAAAAGACCTTGAAGGCAGCGGCTAAAGATCAAGCCAGTGAAATAATAAAAGATTAA